In Devosia sp. 1566, a single genomic region encodes these proteins:
- a CDS encoding DUF2382 domain-containing protein — translation MTDAQDTLQVVDEFSTIRKQDVVTGKVRVSTKTELVEDVVSAMLDRQDVEVTRVPRGIEIAEAPPIRTEGDTTIIPVVEEVLVVEKRLVLKEELHLRRSVSREHVELPITLRKQHAVVERSETDQPNIEEEQ, via the coding sequence ATGACAGACGCCCAAGATACCCTGCAGGTCGTTGACGAGTTTTCGACCATTCGTAAGCAGGACGTGGTCACCGGCAAGGTCCGGGTTAGCACCAAGACTGAGCTCGTGGAGGACGTGGTTTCGGCCATGCTCGACCGCCAGGATGTTGAAGTGACCCGCGTCCCGCGTGGGATCGAGATCGCCGAGGCCCCCCCAATCCGAACCGAAGGGGATACCACCATCATCCCCGTCGTTGAGGAGGTTCTCGTGGTCGAAAAGCGCCTGGTGCTCAAGGAGGAGCTTCATCTGCGCCGTTCTGTATCGCGTGAGCACGTCGAATTACCGATCACCCTGCGCAAGCAGCACGCGGTGGTTGAAAGAAGTGAAACGGACCAACCCAACATCGAAGAGGAACAATAA